In a genomic window of Alphaproteobacteria bacterium:
- a CDS encoding cbb3-type cytochrome c oxidase subunit 3, giving the protein MIDFIVTHASSIALLGFFTGFAYIVVTVMRPSRKAELQKHALMPLRGDE; this is encoded by the coding sequence ATGATTGATTTCATCGTCACGCATGCATCCAGCATCGCTTTGCTGGGGTTCTTTACGGGATTTGCCTATATCGTCGTGACGGTCATGCGCCCGTCGCGCAAGGCCGAACTGCAAAAACACGCGCTGATGCCTCTTCGGGGAGATGAATAG
- a CDS encoding FixH family protein: MSARPSDRFIPWYFVLFFSMLAALFTWFVYLAHTTHPGVVTDDAYEKGLKYNIQISRADAQKKLGWTSATDVRRDGGKAFTLSFTLKDKSGAPVTGAKASVRMMRPSNASMDFSMAMTETAPGIYTAALGDPAIGLWEAQIGVSRGQELYQSEKRMELKDE, from the coding sequence ATGAGCGCAAGGCCTTCAGACCGTTTTATCCCCTGGTATTTCGTGCTGTTCTTTTCGATGCTGGCGGCGCTGTTCACGTGGTTTGTCTATCTTGCGCATACGACGCATCCCGGCGTTGTGACGGATGACGCCTATGAGAAAGGCCTGAAATACAACATCCAGATATCCCGCGCGGATGCGCAGAAAAAACTGGGCTGGACCTCGGCGACGGATGTCCGCCGCGACGGCGGGAAAGCCTTCACCCTGTCGTTTACGCTGAAGGATAAATCGGGCGCGCCCGTGACGGGCGCAAAGGCCAGTGTCAGAATGATGCGCCCGTCGAACGCGTCGATGGATTTCAGCATGGCCATGACCGAAACAGCGCCCGGGATATATACGGCCGCGCTCGGCGATCCCGCCATCGGGCTGTGGGAGGCGCAGATCGGCGTATCGCGCGGGCAGGAGCTTTACCAGTCCGAAAAACGCATGGAATTGAAGGATGAGTGA
- the ccoP gene encoding cytochrome-c oxidase, cbb3-type subunit III: protein MADTDKQKEIDRVTGVETTGHEWDGLKELNNPAPRWWLWVFIITVIWAIGYWVVYPAWPTLSGHTEGKFGWTQHKQLKASQAEITARRAVYIDKMKGMSLADIKKSPELYEFARAGGGVAFKENCAACHGTGAQGNAVRGYPNLNDDDWLWGGDLESIYKTIRVGVNSGHADQRGTQMPSFGRDGLLTAAQIDDVSKYVAELHKGDAAPVTEARTRGATVFAENCAACHGAGGEGSVEMGAPRLNDEIWLWGGDEKSIHNTVTNAHLGVMPTWENRLDDDTVKMLAIYVHSLGGGK, encoded by the coding sequence GTGGCCGACACAGACAAGCAAAAAGAAATTGACCGCGTCACCGGCGTCGAAACGACCGGGCACGAATGGGACGGCCTGAAGGAACTGAACAACCCCGCGCCCCGCTGGTGGCTTTGGGTGTTCATCATCACTGTCATCTGGGCGATCGGTTACTGGGTCGTGTATCCCGCCTGGCCGACGCTCAGCGGTCATACCGAGGGCAAGTTTGGCTGGACCCAGCACAAGCAGTTGAAAGCCTCTCAGGCGGAAATTACCGCGCGCCGCGCCGTTTATATCGACAAGATGAAGGGCATGTCGCTGGCCGATATCAAAAAATCGCCGGAACTGTACGAATTCGCCCGTGCGGGCGGCGGTGTCGCGTTCAAGGAAAACTGCGCGGCCTGCCATGGCACCGGCGCGCAGGGCAACGCCGTGCGGGGATACCCGAACCTGAACGACGACGACTGGCTGTGGGGCGGCGACCTTGAATCCATTTATAAAACGATCCGCGTCGGCGTCAATTCGGGCCATGCCGATCAGCGCGGCACGCAAATGCCGTCCTTTGGCCGCGACGGATTGCTGACTGCGGCGCAGATCGACGATGTTTCCAAATACGTCGCCGAACTGCACAAGGGCGATGCCGCCCCTGTGACGGAAGCCCGCACGCGCGGCGCCACGGTGTTCGCCGAAAACTGCGCGGCCTGCCACGGCGCTGGCGGCGAAGGCAGCGTCGAAATGGGCGCGCCGCGCCTGAACGACGAAATCTGGCTGTGGGGCGGCGACGAAAAATCGATCCACAATACCGTCACCAACGCGCATCTGGGCGTGATGCCGACATGGGAAAACCGGCTTGACGATGATACCGTCAAGATGCTGGCGATTTACGTGCATTCGCTGGGTGGCGGCAAGTAG
- the ccoS gene encoding cbb3-type cytochrome oxidase assembly protein CcoS produces MDILLILIPLAILLGALWLGGFMWALKDGQFDDPEGAANRILFDDPPSEG; encoded by the coding sequence ATGGACATCCTGCTGATCCTCATCCCGCTTGCGATCCTTCTGGGCGCGCTCTGGCTTGGCGGATTCATGTGGGCGCTAAAAGACGGCCAATTCGACGACCCCGAAGGTGCCGCCAACCGCATCCTGTTCGACGACCCTCCATCCGAAGGCTAG
- the ccoG gene encoding cytochrome c oxidase accessory protein CcoG has protein sequence MLDENITYFEKQARVYPRSVKGRYRRLKWAAIAVLLGIYYATPWLRWHRGENLPDQAVLIDMPARRAYFFGIEIWPDEVYFITGILVLAAIGLFFATSLLGRVWCGYACPQTVWTDLFVWVEEKIQGDRNARMKLDAGGWTFAYVWKKAVTHMLWIVIALCTGGAWVMYFNDAPTLFDNLRHFDMPWSVGSWILGLTGSTYLMAGYAREQVCKYMCPYARFQSAMFDKDTLIIGYDAGRGEPRGKHKKGTSWEGHGHCIDCMQCVVVCPVGIDIRNGLQMECIACGLCVDACNGVMDKIDLPRGLIRYDTQRNYEARRAGSTAKSRLRILRPRTFYYAGVISLVAGLMLYGLIARPRMELHAIQNRNPLFVKLSDGSIRNTYVVKILNKTHETRHFSLGIEGMTPKQMTLQSATPLDPSDLEVVGGLVAQYRLMVVADKLPDPRHTISITAKEIGGKLHDEATTIFVSGDEP, from the coding sequence ATGCTCGATGAAAACATAACATATTTCGAAAAGCAGGCGCGGGTATATCCGCGTTCTGTCAAGGGACGCTATCGCCGCCTGAAATGGGCGGCGATTGCCGTTTTGCTGGGCATCTATTACGCAACGCCTTGGCTGCGCTGGCACCGCGGCGAAAACCTGCCGGATCAGGCCGTGCTGATCGACATGCCGGCGCGGCGCGCCTATTTCTTCGGCATCGAAATCTGGCCGGACGAGGTTTATTTTATCACCGGCATTCTTGTGCTGGCGGCGATCGGCCTGTTCTTTGCGACGTCGCTGCTCGGCCGCGTCTGGTGCGGCTATGCCTGCCCGCAAACGGTCTGGACCGACCTGTTCGTCTGGGTCGAGGAAAAGATACAGGGCGACCGCAACGCGCGCATGAAGCTGGACGCCGGCGGCTGGACTTTCGCCTATGTCTGGAAAAAAGCCGTCACGCACATGCTCTGGATTGTTATCGCGCTCTGCACCGGCGGGGCCTGGGTGATGTATTTCAACGATGCGCCCACGCTGTTTGACAATCTGCGCCATTTCGACATGCCCTGGAGCGTCGGCAGCTGGATACTGGGCCTGACCGGATCGACGTACCTGATGGCGGGTTATGCGCGCGAGCAGGTTTGCAAATACATGTGCCCCTATGCCCGTTTCCAGTCGGCGATGTTCGACAAGGATACGTTGATCATCGGTTATGATGCCGGGCGCGGCGAACCGCGCGGCAAGCACAAGAAGGGCACATCCTGGGAAGGGCACGGGCATTGCATCGACTGCATGCAATGCGTGGTGGTCTGCCCGGTCGGCATCGACATCCGCAACGGCCTGCAGATGGAATGCATCGCCTGCGGGTTGTGCGTGGATGCCTGTAACGGCGTGATGGACAAAATCGACCTGCCGCGCGGGCTGATCCGCTACGACACCCAGCGTAATTACGAGGCGCGGCGTGCCGGCAGCACCGCAAAAAGCCGCCTGCGCATCCTGCGCCCCCGCACGTTTTACTATGCGGGCGTGATATCGCTGGTGGCGGGGCTGATGCTGTACGGGCTGATCGCGCGTCCGCGCATGGAGCTGCACGCCATCCAGAACCGCAACCCGCTTTTCGTGAAGCTGAGCGACGGCAGCATCCGCAACACCTATGTCGTCAAGATACTCAACAAGACGCATGAAACGCGCCATTTCTCGCTGGGTATCGAAGGCATGACGCCGAAACAAATGACGCTGCAATCGGCGACGCCGCTGGACCCTTCCGATCTCGAGGTTGTGGGCGGGCTGGTGGCGCAATACCGCCTGATGGTCGTGGCCGACAAGCTGCCCGACCCGCGCCATACCATCAGCATCACGGCAAAGGAAATAGGCGGCAAGCTGCATGACGAAGCGACAACAATTTTTGTGAGCGGAGACGAACCATGA
- a CDS encoding 4-(cytidine 5'-diphospho)-2-C-methyl-D-erythritol kinase — MPYNNFQLQAPAKINLFLHITGKRDDGYHLVQSVMVFVDVGDKIDFAPHDTLFLDVEGPFAGEMPQAHDNLIYKAAQLLAKDYGTHVRGRVNLNKLLPVASGIAGGSSDSAAALKGFARLWGLPDEQDRMMKLAQKLGADVPACFIGKPVWAEGIGEKMMRLPEMPAMHFVLVNPLVPTPTPEVFARFRNRYSPPIQFSGRRKTMHEWIADLKNYRNDLTDAAMEVTPQIRDVLEALNSTPNCRLARLSGSGATCFGMYDTAEAAIAAVNKLKQTQPRWWIAPANLVR; from the coding sequence ATGCCGTATAACAATTTCCAGCTGCAAGCCCCCGCGAAAATCAACCTGTTCCTGCACATCACGGGCAAACGCGACGACGGCTATCACCTTGTCCAGAGCGTGATGGTGTTCGTGGATGTGGGGGACAAGATCGATTTCGCGCCGCATGACACGCTGTTTTTAGATGTCGAAGGGCCGTTCGCGGGCGAAATGCCGCAGGCGCATGACAACCTGATCTACAAGGCCGCGCAGTTATTGGCGAAGGATTACGGCACGCATGTACGCGGGCGCGTGAACCTGAACAAGCTGCTGCCGGTGGCATCGGGCATCGCGGGCGGATCGTCCGATTCCGCCGCCGCGCTGAAGGGTTTTGCGCGGCTGTGGGGATTGCCGGACGAACAGGACCGGATGATGAAGCTGGCGCAGAAACTGGGCGCGGACGTTCCCGCCTGTTTCATCGGCAAGCCCGTCTGGGCGGAGGGCATCGGGGAAAAAATGATGCGCCTGCCGGAAATGCCCGCCATGCATTTCGTGCTGGTCAACCCGCTGGTGCCCACCCCCACGCCGGAAGTGTTCGCGCGCTTTCGCAACCGTTACAGCCCGCCCATCCAGTTCAGCGGGCGGCGCAAGACGATGCATGAATGGATCGCGGATTTGAAAAACTACCGCAACGACCTGACCGACGCCGCGATGGAGGTAACGCCCCAGATCCGCGACGTGCTGGAGGCGCTGAACAGCACGCCCAATTGCCGCCTGGCACGCCTTTCCGGCAGCGGCGCGACATGTTTTGGCATGTATGACACGGCGGAGGCCGCCATTGCCGCCGTGAACAAGCTGAAGCAGACGCAGCCCCGCTGGTGGATCGCGCCCGCGAACCTTGTGAGATAG
- a CDS encoding tetratricopeptide repeat protein yields MKVFQVAGALVLAATVSFTLNACAASDQAKIPSAPNFATAEPAPAGNTLSGSYLAGRFAQRQQDWDAAQNYMNEVTKFDKGNELLEQRAFLLSMGAMQYARARELAQKIAQDPENIELASIYLASDALAREDYKSALAYIEKLPEDGFGQYTKPLMTAWAMVGAGDSKGAIALLGDKADAEDPTFNIHAALIAELAGDKKTAGKHYREAMANGLTLHTAVLAANFFQRDNQPEISKAIYDNLGKLYPFSPFINAVKSPADTPRNITRAADGAAVALFDLATLLYERRAYDSAQIYGAMVLLLAPKAPFAMMMMGDIAALHGNYRKAVDDYDTIAKNQPLYWLSRVRVSEVMEISHNLPQAITMLEDLSKNKETKLEALVSLGDLHRRHEDFANALKAYDAALATIDKPSEEHWPLIYARGMSRERMNDWDGAEKDLLQALAFQPDNPMILNFIGYSWADKGINMDKALDYIRRAVAQRPDDGYIVDSLGWALYRAGNYKESIEWLERAVSIVPDDSTILDHLGDAYWQSGRKNEAKFKWQRAHELSRDTAFRAGVENKISRGIDAKPAMVAHSDSKL; encoded by the coding sequence GTGAAAGTTTTCCAGGTTGCCGGTGCCCTCGTCCTCGCTGCTACGGTTTCATTCACGCTCAATGCCTGCGCCGCTTCCGATCAGGCGAAAATTCCTTCCGCCCCCAATTTCGCAACCGCCGAGCCCGCTCCCGCCGGTAACACCCTGTCGGGCAGTTATCTGGCCGGCCGTTTCGCGCAGCGCCAGCAGGACTGGGATGCCGCGCAGAATTACATGAACGAAGTGACGAAATTCGACAAGGGCAACGAACTTCTGGAACAGCGCGCCTTCCTGCTGTCGATGGGCGCGATGCAGTATGCCCGCGCGCGCGAACTGGCGCAGAAGATTGCGCAGGATCCTGAAAATATCGAGCTTGCATCGATCTACCTCGCCTCCGACGCGCTGGCGCGCGAAGATTACAAATCGGCGCTGGCATACATCGAAAAACTGCCCGAAGACGGTTTCGGCCAATACACAAAACCGCTGATGACCGCCTGGGCAATGGTTGGCGCGGGCGATTCCAAGGGCGCGATCGCGCTGCTGGGCGACAAGGCCGATGCCGAAGACCCTACATTCAACATCCACGCCGCGCTGATCGCGGAACTGGCGGGCGACAAAAAAACCGCCGGCAAGCATTACCGCGAGGCGATGGCGAACGGCCTGACGCTGCATACCGCCGTGCTGGCCGCGAATTTCTTCCAGCGCGACAACCAGCCGGAAATCTCCAAGGCGATCTACGACAACCTCGGCAAACTATATCCGTTCAGCCCCTTCATCAACGCGGTGAAATCGCCGGCCGACACGCCGCGCAACATCACGCGCGCGGCGGATGGGGCTGCGGTTGCGCTGTTCGACCTTGCCACGCTGCTCTATGAACGCCGCGCATATGACAGCGCGCAGATTTACGGCGCGATGGTGCTGCTGCTGGCGCCCAAGGCTCCGTTTGCGATGATGATGATGGGTGATATCGCGGCGCTGCACGGCAATTACCGCAAGGCCGTCGACGATTACGACACCATCGCCAAAAACCAGCCGCTGTACTGGCTGTCGCGTGTGCGCGTGTCGGAGGTGATGGAGATCAGCCATAACCTGCCGCAGGCGATTACCATGCTGGAAGACCTGTCGAAGAACAAGGAAACGAAACTGGAAGCCCTCGTCTCGCTGGGCGACCTGCACCGCCGCCACGAAGATTTCGCGAATGCGCTGAAGGCCTATGACGCGGCGCTTGCCACCATCGACAAACCGTCCGAAGAGCATTGGCCGCTGATTTACGCCCGCGGCATGTCGCGCGAACGCATGAACGACTGGGACGGCGCGGAAAAGGATTTGCTGCAGGCGCTGGCCTTCCAGCCCGACAACCCCATGATCCTGAACTTCATCGGCTATAGCTGGGCCGACAAGGGCATCAACATGGACAAGGCGCTGGATTACATCCGCCGCGCCGTCGCGCAGCGCCCCGATGACGGATACATCGTCGACAGCCTCGGCTGGGCATTGTACCGCGCGGGCAATTACAAGGAATCCATCGAATGGCTGGAACGTGCCGTTTCCATCGTGCCGGATGATTCAACCATCCTCGACCATCTGGGCGATGCTTACTGGCAGTCGGGCCGCAAAAACGAGGCGAAATTCAAATGGCAGCGCGCGCATGAACTGTCGCGCGACACCGCCTTCCGCGCCGGCGTGGAAAACAAGATCTCGCGCGGCATCGACGCCAAGCCCGCGATGGTCGCCCATTCGGACAGCAAGCTTTAA
- a CDS encoding alpha/beta hydrolase, whose amino-acid sequence MLKRLKAAFNSATEMHRAGLEYAALATTWPLIKDSLPKGDGHPVIFFPGFLTSDIFTLPLQSRVEERGYKVYGWDNGFNLGFDEKTAQHLKKRLKDVFDANGGQKVTLVGHSLGGVYARELAREFPDMVRDVITLGTPFGSLDDTAKATSEHLKKLYSFFNPNSVHDEIEDIGARGLTPPPVPTTSLFSRNDGVVDWKASLNPATPLTENIEVYGSHIGMTANALTIAAVIDRLAQKEGDWKPFDASKYSVLPFPKGADASDLPANPGFKMDKTKRSLFDNPPVKKKTAPPKAPKA is encoded by the coding sequence ATGCTCAAACGCCTCAAGGCTGCATTTAACTCCGCGACTGAAATGCATCGCGCGGGGCTGGAATATGCCGCACTCGCCACCACCTGGCCGCTGATCAAGGACAGCCTGCCCAAGGGCGACGGCCATCCGGTGATTTTCTTCCCGGGTTTTCTGACCAGCGACATTTTCACCCTGCCGCTACAGTCGCGGGTGGAGGAACGTGGATACAAGGTCTATGGCTGGGATAACGGATTCAATCTGGGCTTTGACGAAAAAACCGCGCAGCACCTGAAAAAACGCCTGAAGGATGTGTTCGACGCGAATGGCGGGCAGAAGGTCACGCTGGTCGGCCACAGCCTGGGCGGCGTTTACGCCCGCGAACTGGCCCGCGAATTCCCCGACATGGTGCGCGACGTGATTACGCTCGGCACGCCGTTCGGGTCGCTGGACGATACCGCGAAAGCCACATCCGAACACCTGAAGAAACTCTACAGCTTCTTCAACCCCAATTCCGTCCATGACGAAATCGAAGACATTGGCGCGCGCGGCCTCACGCCGCCGCCCGTGCCCACTACTTCACTGTTCTCCCGCAATGACGGCGTTGTGGACTGGAAGGCATCGCTGAACCCCGCCACGCCGCTCACCGAAAACATCGAAGTCTATGGCAGCCATATCGGCATGACCGCCAACGCGCTCACCATCGCCGCCGTCATCGACCGGCTGGCGCAGAAAGAAGGCGACTGGAAACCCTTCGATGCGTCGAAATATTCCGTGCTGCCTTTCCCGAAAGGCGCGGATGCATCCGACCTGCCCGCCAATCCGGGCTTCAAGATGGACAAAACGAAACGCTCGCTGTTCGACAACCCGCCCGTGAAGAAAAAAACCGCACCGCCGAAAGCGCCGAAGGCTTAA
- a CDS encoding SEL1-like repeat protein, translating to MTVQPRLVPVSDTAAPASQQERINQEMFRAIERLGRKLERAETERASFSQVLAQIESAAERDEATGKIYLPMLVQADRAPVAASSRWQSALSVASSVIALLAVGLVLYREPASAPQLTTAQLAALDSLTETQFARMNGPSVDPANNIDISRFTQTATPPAEDASEETKVEIAQIEQQLTPEELSAIEPAAGDAEKPAGEILADEKPVDEKPAVAEAKVETPVETVAADKPLAQPANDSAPIPLAAAPTVEQKAIAAGETAKNEAVAGIDRDQLLPKSYQTLETRAFAGVAAAQHDLAALYVAGTGGVPRDYGRAVFWFTKSAEKGMANAHYNLGVMYQQGLGVPQDAAAALSWYERAAQLGHPEAMYNLGIANIEGIGADRNIARGVAFFKQAANAGVSQAAYNLGVLYESNFIGPADLTKAAEWYQTAANEGHAEAKKALARLSGPAAQPYLGDMDDVLAKHDETEYGQGDETTPDEEVAAVPAKKSLAPTAEQGDDLVKRIQEALLQRGEIPHTTVPGEMNVQTEAAIRSWQKSLGWNDDGLPSRELLEKIEGKN from the coding sequence ATGACTGTCCAGCCCCGTCTTGTGCCCGTTTCCGACACCGCCGCCCCCGCTTCGCAGCAGGAACGCATCAACCAGGAAATGTTCCGCGCCATCGAGCGCCTTGGCCGCAAGCTGGAACGCGCGGAAACCGAACGCGCCAGTTTCTCCCAAGTACTCGCCCAGATCGAAAGCGCGGCAGAGCGTGACGAAGCGACCGGCAAGATTTACCTGCCCATGCTGGTGCAGGCGGACCGCGCGCCCGTGGCTGCGTCGTCGCGCTGGCAATCGGCGCTGTCGGTTGCGAGCAGCGTAATTGCGCTGCTGGCGGTCGGGCTTGTGCTGTACCGCGAACCTGCATCCGCGCCGCAGCTGACCACCGCGCAACTGGCGGCGCTCGACAGCCTGACCGAAACGCAATTCGCGCGCATGAACGGCCCGTCGGTCGATCCCGCCAATAACATCGATATTTCGCGCTTCACGCAGACCGCAACGCCGCCCGCCGAAGATGCGTCCGAAGAAACGAAAGTCGAAATCGCGCAGATCGAACAGCAATTGACGCCCGAAGAACTCTCCGCCATCGAGCCTGCTGCGGGCGACGCGGAAAAACCCGCAGGCGAAATTCTGGCCGATGAGAAACCTGTTGATGAAAAGCCCGCCGTCGCCGAAGCGAAAGTGGAAACGCCGGTTGAAACGGTTGCGGCTGATAAACCGCTTGCGCAGCCCGCGAACGACTCTGCGCCTATTCCTCTTGCTGCCGCGCCGACCGTGGAGCAAAAAGCGATTGCCGCAGGCGAAACCGCGAAGAACGAAGCCGTCGCCGGTATCGACCGCGACCAGCTGCTGCCGAAAAGCTACCAGACGCTTGAAACCCGCGCGTTTGCGGGCGTGGCGGCGGCGCAGCACGACCTTGCCGCGCTGTATGTGGCGGGCACGGGCGGCGTGCCGCGCGATTACGGCCGCGCCGTTTTCTGGTTCACCAAATCCGCCGAAAAAGGCATGGCAAACGCGCATTACAATCTGGGCGTGATGTACCAGCAGGGGCTGGGCGTGCCGCAGGACGCGGCGGCGGCGCTGAGCTGGTATGAACGCGCGGCGCAGCTGGGCCATCCCGAAGCCATGTATAACCTTGGTATCGCGAATATCGAAGGCATCGGCGCAGACCGCAACATCGCGCGCGGCGTTGCGTTCTTCAAGCAGGCGGCGAATGCGGGCGTGTCGCAGGCGGCCTATAACCTGGGTGTGCTGTACGAAAGCAATTTCATCGGCCCCGCCGACCTGACGAAAGCGGCCGAATGGTACCAGACCGCGGCGAACGAAGGCCATGCTGAGGCGAAAAAAGCCCTCGCGCGCCTGTCGGGCCCTGCCGCCCAGCCTTATCTGGGCGACATGGACGATGTGCTGGCCAAGCATGACGAAACCGAATACGGGCAGGGCGACGAAACCACGCCGGACGAGGAAGTGGCGGCGGTGCCTGCTAAAAAATCCCTCGCCCCCACGGCGGAACAGGGCGACGACCTTGTGAAGCGCATACAGGAAGCGCTGCTTCAGCGCGGTGAAATTCCCCACACCACCGTGCCGGGCGAAATGAATGTGCAGACCGAAGCCGCCATCCGCAGCTGGCAGAAAAGCCTCGGCTGGAACGATGACGGTCTGCCGTCGCGCGAATTGCTGGAAAAAATCGAAGGCAAAAACTAA
- the cadA gene encoding cadmium-translocating P-type ATPase has protein sequence MSELATDFSSFMASDHGRNRLHLAVEGMHCAGCAMKIEKALNAKDGVEARVNVTRRQLVLVWDGARMRGNELVAEAQKLGFRFSPVTEKLRGTDAEDEKFLLRCMAVAGFGSGNIMIFSLALWFSNPGIMGGGTRDLFHWFCALIALPTVVYAGRPFFRSAWKALRHRTTNMDVPISVGVLLASGMSIYETVNHGAHAYFDSVTMLLFLLLAGRYLDRRARGHARAAAENILSLNSGTATVLENGQARRIPADDLRPGMTVMLAAGERVFADSVLLDAPALMDTAAITGETVPRPLPVGGMALAGMVNAGQPAQLRVEKAAGDSLQADILRLMEKAEQGNARYVRIADRIAGYYTPVVHVLALGAFLLWWGALGMAWQPALLIAATVLIITCPCALGLAVPVVQVLASQWLFRRGMLVKAADAFERLAKIDTVVFDKTGTLTMGEVTLENPPDADILQLAASLAAHSGHPLSRAVLRSWNGPLLAFDSVTEERGAGIEAFYNGLSIRLGSRAFCGVCGEAEDGRLETWLLTPQRRIRLVFGDVLRPDAAAAVAALQKSGLRVLMLSGDREQVAAGVAQAAGIAEYHAGMDPRQKVEFIAQLSQNGRHVLMAGDGINDAPALLQADCSISPSSAMQVAQNAADIVFQGASLNAIPTAYRAAVFCQKLVRQNFALAILYNVFAVPLAVAGYVTPLVAAVAMSCSSLAVTFNALRFSRLK, from the coding sequence ATGAGTGAACTCGCCACCGATTTCAGCAGCTTCATGGCGTCCGATCACGGGCGCAACCGCCTGCATCTGGCCGTGGAAGGCATGCATTGCGCGGGCTGCGCCATGAAGATCGAAAAGGCGCTGAACGCCAAGGACGGTGTCGAGGCGCGCGTAAACGTGACGCGCCGGCAGCTGGTGCTGGTCTGGGACGGCGCCCGTATGCGCGGCAACGAACTGGTGGCGGAGGCGCAGAAACTGGGCTTCCGTTTTTCGCCCGTGACCGAAAAACTGCGCGGCACCGATGCGGAGGACGAAAAATTCCTGCTGCGCTGCATGGCGGTTGCGGGATTTGGTTCCGGCAACATCATGATATTTTCGTTGGCGCTGTGGTTTTCGAACCCCGGCATCATGGGGGGCGGTACGCGCGACCTTTTCCATTGGTTCTGCGCGCTGATCGCGCTGCCGACGGTCGTTTATGCGGGCCGGCCGTTTTTCCGCTCCGCCTGGAAGGCGCTGCGCCACCGCACGACAAATATGGATGTGCCGATTTCGGTCGGCGTGTTGCTGGCAAGCGGCATGAGCATTTATGAAACGGTCAATCACGGCGCGCATGCGTATTTCGATTCCGTCACCATGCTGCTGTTCCTGCTGCTGGCGGGGCGTTACCTCGACCGGCGCGCGCGCGGCCATGCGCGGGCGGCGGCGGAAAATATCCTGTCCCTGAACAGCGGCACCGCGACCGTGCTGGAAAACGGGCAGGCGCGCCGCATCCCTGCCGACGACCTGCGCCCCGGCATGACCGTGATGCTGGCGGCGGGCGAACGCGTCTTTGCCGACAGCGTGCTGCTGGACGCGCCCGCGCTGATGGACACGGCTGCGATTACCGGTGAAACGGTCCCGCGCCCGTTGCCGGTTGGCGGCATGGCGCTGGCCGGCATGGTCAATGCGGGCCAACCCGCGCAGCTGCGCGTCGAAAAAGCCGCCGGCGACAGCCTGCAGGCCGATATCCTGCGCCTGATGGAAAAGGCCGAACAGGGCAATGCCCGCTATGTGCGCATCGCCGACCGCATCGCGGGCTATTATACGCCTGTTGTCCACGTACTGGCGCTGGGCGCCTTCCTGTTGTGGTGGGGTGCGCTTGGCATGGCGTGGCAGCCGGCATTGCTGATCGCGGCGACCGTGCTGATCATCACCTGCCCCTGCGCGCTGGGCCTTGCGGTGCCGGTCGTGCAGGTGCTGGCCAGCCAGTGGCTGTTCCGCCGCGGCATGCTGGTGAAGGCGGCGGATGCTTTCGAACGTCTGGCCAAAATCGACACGGTCGTTTTCGACAAGACCGGAACCCTGACCATGGGCGAAGTGACGCTGGAAAATCCGCCCGATGCGGATATCTTGCAGCTGGCCGCGTCCCTGGCGGCGCATAGCGGCCATCCGCTCAGCCGCGCCGTTCTGCGCAGCTGGAACGGGCCCCTGCTGGCCTTTGACAGCGTCACCGAAGAACGCGGCGCAGGCATTGAAGCCTTTTACAACGGCCTGTCCATCAGGCTGGGTTCCCGTGCCTTCTGCGGCGTTTGCGGCGAGGCAGAGGACGGCCGGCTGGAAACATGGCTGTTAACACCGCAGCGCCGGATTCGCCTTGTGTTCGGCGACGTGCTGCGTCCCGATGCCGCCGCGGCTGTCGCCGCCCTGCAAAAAAGCGGCCTGCGCGTGCTGATGCTGTCGGGTGACCGCGAACAGGTGGCGGCGGGCGTCGCGCAAGCGGCCGGCATCGCCGAATATCACGCCGGCATGGACCCCAGGCAAAAAGTGGAATTTATTGCGCAGCTGTCCCAAAACGGCCGCCATGTGCTGATGGCGGGCGACGGCATCAACGATGCGCCGGCGCTGCTGCAGGCGGATTGTTCAATCTCCCCCTCTAGCGCGATGCAGGTGGCGCAGAACGCCGCCGATATCGTGTTTCAGGGCGCGTCGCTGAACGCGATACCCACCGCATACCGCGCCGCCGTGTTCTGCCAGAAACTGGTGCGGCAGAATTTCGCGCTGGCGATACTGTATAACGTGTTTGCCGTGCCGCTGGCGGTTGCGGGCTATGTAACGCCGCTGGTGGCGGCGGTTGCGATGTCGTGCTCGTCGCTGGCCGTCACGTTCAACGCGCTGCGCTTCAGCCGGCTGAAATAG